The Flavobacterium sp. 123 genome contains a region encoding:
- a CDS encoding Cof-type HAD-IIB family hydrolase: protein MKYKMLVLDMDDTLLTDDHKISDENKEMLSKAQELGVYVVLASGRPTPAMTAYAKELQLDNSFMISYNGAVITDLKEDKIIFEQTLSQEQIHELYEYSLKSKTHIITYIDGKIVSETDSEYIEVERTITGLIHNKVPSFKEEVKSSAIKCILLEEPNYLKQVEIDLKATMPHLSICMSKPFFLEVAQNGIDKGASIKFLAEKLNILQSEIIAVGNAGNDLTMIEYAGLGVWVDNVDPELRDKGDVIVASNNDHGVAEVVRRFILN, encoded by the coding sequence ATGAAATATAAAATGTTAGTTTTGGACATGGACGACACCTTGTTGACGGATGACCATAAAATTTCAGATGAAAATAAAGAAATGCTGTCTAAGGCTCAAGAGTTGGGTGTGTATGTTGTGTTAGCTTCTGGTAGGCCAACTCCAGCAATGACGGCTTATGCCAAAGAACTTCAGTTAGATAATTCCTTTATGATTTCATATAATGGAGCTGTTATCACAGATTTGAAGGAAGATAAAATTATTTTTGAGCAGACACTTTCTCAAGAACAAATCCATGAATTATATGAGTATAGCTTAAAAAGCAAAACGCATATAATTACTTATATTGACGGTAAAATTGTAAGCGAAACGGATTCGGAATATATTGAAGTTGAGAGAACAATTACGGGATTAATTCATAATAAAGTACCTAGTTTTAAAGAGGAGGTTAAATCTTCGGCTATAAAATGTATTTTATTAGAAGAACCAAATTATCTTAAACAAGTCGAAATTGATTTGAAGGCAACAATGCCACATTTGAGCATTTGTATGTCAAAACCTTTCTTTCTAGAAGTTGCTCAAAACGGAATTGATAAAGGTGCAAGCATTAAGTTTTTGGCAGAAAAATTAAATATACTTCAAAGTGAAATCATCGCTGTTGGTAACGCAGGAAATGATTTGACTATGATTGAATATGCTGGATTGGGGGTTTGGGTTGATAATGTAGATCCTGAATTGAGAGACAAAGGCGATGTTATTGTGGCTTCAAATAATGATCATGGTGTGGCAGAAGTAGTTCGTAGATTTATTTTGAACTAG
- a CDS encoding ABC transporter permease, translated as MSIISLIIKREFIAKVRNKSFIVMTFLSPLLFVAIALFVGYLSSMKADTKQIAVHDESGLFVNSFISQNSKTAEYNYVDLTLIDLNFLKDSLTKEKFEGVLYIPKVNDTKTLENKIQYISNDSPSISFIENIQDEIAKKLTIANFEKAHLDTLAIKNAEAKVNINLTKASGEQSLKGLNEIKVAIGGAFGYLIMMFIIIYGNMVMRSVIEEKTSRIIEIIISSIKPFQLMMGKIIGTSLAGILQFFIWAVIGLALLFSATIFFHLNVGATSHIPPEVIKTAHQEFAATAQMYIQELWNLPIATILISFVIYFIGGYFLYSSFYAAIGAAVDNETDSQQFLLPIIMPLILGVYIGFFTVINDPNGTIATVFSMIPLTSPIVMLMRIPFGVPLWQIMVSIAILFSTFFFVVWFAAKIYRVGILMYGKKPTWKELYRWLQY; from the coding sequence TTATAGTAATGACATTTTTAAGTCCACTACTTTTTGTAGCCATCGCACTTTTTGTGGGCTATTTAAGTAGTATGAAAGCAGATACAAAGCAAATTGCCGTGCATGATGAATCTGGTTTGTTTGTAAACAGTTTTATTTCTCAAAACAGTAAAACAGCTGAATACAATTATGTTGATCTAACTTTGATTGATTTGAACTTTCTAAAAGACAGTTTAACCAAAGAAAAATTTGAAGGAGTTTTATACATTCCAAAAGTTAATGATACAAAGACTTTAGAGAATAAAATACAATACATTTCAAATGATAGTCCAAGTATTTCATTCATTGAAAATATTCAAGATGAAATAGCTAAAAAACTTACGATTGCTAATTTTGAAAAAGCGCATTTAGACACTTTAGCTATCAAAAATGCCGAGGCCAAAGTAAATATCAATCTTACAAAAGCTTCTGGAGAACAGAGTTTAAAAGGACTTAATGAAATTAAAGTAGCCATTGGCGGTGCTTTTGGTTATTTGATAATGATGTTCATTATTATTTATGGTAACATGGTTATGCGTAGTGTAATAGAGGAGAAAACCAGTCGTATTATTGAAATTATAATTTCTTCAATAAAACCATTTCAACTTATGATGGGCAAAATTATAGGGACTTCTTTAGCAGGAATACTTCAGTTTTTTATATGGGCTGTTATTGGATTGGCATTATTGTTTTCAGCGACTATATTCTTTCATTTGAATGTTGGGGCAACTTCACACATTCCGCCAGAAGTGATAAAAACTGCACATCAGGAATTTGCAGCAACGGCTCAAATGTATATTCAAGAACTTTGGAATTTACCTATTGCGACCATACTTATCAGTTTTGTCATTTATTTTATAGGAGGATATTTTTTATATAGTTCGTTTTATGCTGCAATTGGAGCAGCAGTTGATAATGAAACGGATTCTCAACAGTTTTTATTGCCTATTATTATGCCGTTGATTTTAGGCGTTTATATCGGTTTCTTTACCGTTATAAATGATCCAAATGGAACTATTGCTACTGTTTTTTCGATGATTCCGTTGACTTCTCCAATAGTTATGTTGATGCGAATTCCGTTTGGCGTACCTTTGTGGCAAATTATGGTTTCGATAGCGATTCTCTTTTCGACTTTCTTTTTTGTAGTATGGTTTGCTGCAAAAATATACAGAGTAGGAATCCTTATGTATGGCAAAAAACCAACTTGGAAAGAATTATATCGTTGGTTACAATATTAA
- a CDS encoding putative signal transducing protein, whose product MGLMKVFSGSEILALALQEKIEAAGVDTVLKNNIQSARLAGFGNTGLAVELFIQETEFAKANPVIEEFRMSI is encoded by the coding sequence ATGGGATTAATGAAAGTGTTTTCTGGAAGCGAAATATTGGCTTTGGCATTACAGGAAAAAATTGAAGCGGCAGGTGTAGACACAGTTTTAAAAAACAACATTCAATCTGCTCGATTAGCAGGATTTGGAAATACGGGATTAGCTGTTGAATTGTTTATCCAAGAAACTGAATTTGCGAAAGCAAATCCTGTTATTGAAGAATTCAGAATGAGTATTTAA
- a CDS encoding sigma-54 dependent transcriptional regulator, with protein sequence MSKILIIEDEPAIRRVLTKILSEENTAYVVEEAEDGISGYEKIKNTDYDLVLCDIKMPKMDGVELLEAVKKIKPEIPMVMISGHGDMETAINTMRLGAFDYISKPPDLNRLLNTVRNALDKKQLVVENKILKKKVSKNYEMIGESEAINHIKLMIDKVALTEARVLITGPNGTGKELVAHQLHEKSERANFPLIEVNCAAIPSELIESELFGHVKGAFTSAVKDRAGKFEAADKGTIFLDEIGDMSLSAQAKVLRALQESMITRVGADKDIKVDVRVVAATNKDLKKEIAEGRFREDLYHRLAVILIKVPALNDRREDIPMLITHFAEKIALEQGTAVKKFSGQAVDLLQEYDWTGNIRELRNVVERLIILGGNEISENDVKLFASK encoded by the coding sequence ATGTCAAAAATATTAATCATAGAAGACGAACCAGCCATTCGAAGAGTGTTAACCAAAATACTTTCGGAAGAGAATACCGCTTATGTTGTAGAAGAAGCTGAGGATGGTATTTCAGGTTACGAAAAAATTAAAAATACCGACTATGATTTGGTTTTGTGTGATATCAAAATGCCAAAAATGGATGGTGTTGAACTCCTTGAAGCGGTCAAAAAGATAAAACCAGAAATTCCGATGGTCATGATTTCAGGTCACGGCGATATGGAAACGGCAATAAATACAATGCGTTTAGGGGCTTTTGATTATATTTCAAAACCACCAGATTTAAACCGATTATTGAATACAGTCCGCAATGCTTTGGACAAAAAACAACTCGTAGTAGAGAATAAAATTCTGAAGAAGAAAGTTAGTAAAAACTACGAAATGATTGGCGAAAGTGAAGCGATTAATCACATCAAACTGATGATTGATAAGGTAGCACTAACCGAAGCCAGAGTTTTAATAACCGGGCCAAATGGTACCGGAAAAGAACTTGTTGCGCATCAATTGCATGAAAAAAGCGAAAGAGCTAATTTCCCGTTAATTGAAGTAAACTGCGCAGCGATTCCTTCTGAATTGATTGAAAGTGAGTTATTTGGTCACGTAAAAGGAGCTTTCACATCAGCAGTAAAAGACCGGGCAGGGAAGTTTGAAGCCGCTGACAAAGGGACTATTTTTTTAGATGAAATTGGAGATATGAGTCTTTCGGCTCAAGCCAAAGTATTACGTGCTTTGCAGGAAAGTATGATTACCAGAGTGGGTGCCGATAAAGATATCAAAGTGGACGTGCGCGTTGTTGCGGCAACTAATAAAGATCTGAAAAAAGAAATTGCTGAAGGACGTTTTCGTGAAGATTTATACCATCGTTTGGCTGTGATTTTAATAAAAGTTCCAGCATTGAATGACAGAAGAGAAGATATTCCAATGTTGATTACACATTTTGCAGAGAAAATTGCTTTAGAGCAAGGAACTGCTGTGAAAAAGTTTTCTGGTCAGGCAGTTGATTTATTGCAAGAATACGATTGGACAGGAAATATTCGTGAATTGCGTAATGTAGTAGAACGATTGATTATTCTTGGAGGAAATGAAATTTCTGAAAATGATGTTAAGTTGTTTGCATCGAAATAA
- a CDS encoding DEAD/DEAH box helicase produces MKLKKINENLQQALIENGLAEANAIQQETFSTLKSGADCMVIAPKGSGKTTTIVINVIQQLVREGEESPRALIIVEDKAKVLEMEELFEKFGKYTDLRVYGVHDKGDMEYDKNYISTGIDVLIGTPNKLSEMFTTAGYNVNRLKMFILDDADPILRLRHETKIMRISNSIAKTQRIIFTEQYTERIEILADKMLLEPYEFDFDAIEEDEEEENED; encoded by the coding sequence ATGAAATTAAAAAAAATAAACGAAAATCTGCAACAGGCTTTAATTGAAAATGGCTTGGCAGAAGCAAATGCAATTCAACAAGAAACTTTTTCGACCTTAAAAAGTGGTGCTGATTGTATGGTCATTGCTCCAAAAGGAAGCGGAAAAACGACCACAATTGTTATTAATGTAATACAGCAACTTGTTCGTGAAGGCGAGGAATCTCCTCGTGCTTTGATTATTGTAGAAGATAAAGCTAAAGTTTTGGAAATGGAAGAACTTTTTGAGAAGTTCGGAAAATATACTGACTTGCGTGTATATGGTGTTCATGACAAAGGGGATATGGAATATGATAAAAATTATATTTCAACCGGAATTGATGTTTTGATAGGCACACCAAATAAATTGAGCGAGATGTTTACTACTGCTGGCTATAATGTAAACAGATTGAAAATGTTCATTCTTGATGATGCAGATCCTATTTTGAGATTGCGTCACGAAACTAAAATTATGCGTATTTCAAATAGTATTGCTAAAACACAACGTATTATTTTTACAGAACAGTACACGGAACGAATTGAAATTTTAGCGGATAAAATGTTATTGGAACCTTATGAATTTGACTTCGATGCGATAGAAGAGGATGAGGAAGAAGAAAATGAAGATTAA